The Geotalea uraniireducens Rf4 genome window below encodes:
- the greB gene encoding transcription elongation factor GreB, with product MVKKMGAEEPRSNYITPEGAKCLRDELDYLWKVERPRVTQAVSDAAAEGDRSENAEYIYGKKRLREIDRRVRFLIKRLDALTVVNNQPERQGKIFFGAWVRLETEDGDEVVYRIVGPDEFDVAKGFISMDSPVGRALLGKQEGDEVVVRRPAGATTFTVLDISYRPFATD from the coding sequence ATGGTGAAAAAAATGGGCGCAGAAGAACCACGCTCTAATTATATAACCCCTGAAGGGGCAAAATGTCTGCGTGATGAACTGGATTACCTCTGGAAGGTGGAGCGTCCTCGCGTGACCCAGGCCGTTTCAGATGCTGCGGCAGAAGGGGACCGTTCGGAGAATGCCGAGTACATTTACGGCAAAAAGCGCCTGCGCGAGATTGACCGTCGTGTCCGATTCCTCATCAAGCGGCTTGATGCGCTGACTGTTGTGAATAATCAGCCGGAACGGCAGGGGAAGATATTCTTCGGTGCCTGGGTGCGCCTGGAAACAGAAGATGGCGACGAGGTGGTGTACCGGATAGTGGGACCCGATGAATTTGACGTGGCCAAGGGATTCATCAGCATGGATTCTCCCGTGGGACGAGCCCTCCTCGGCAAACAGGAAGGGGATGAGGTGGTGGTACGACGCCCGGCGGGTGCTACGACCTTCACTGTTCTTGATATAAGCTACCGGCCGTTTGCAACGGATTAG